A genomic region of Bernardetia sp. ABR2-2B contains the following coding sequences:
- the ahcY gene encoding adenosylhomocysteinase, whose protein sequence is MVETTKATRYKVKDITLAEWGRREMQLAEAEMPGLMALREEYGDSKPLKGARIAGCLHMTIQTAVLIETLTALGAEVTWSSCNIFSTQDQAAAAIAATGVPVFAWKGMNDEEFDWCIEQTLFFGEGEDRKPLNMILDDGGDLTNMVLDRYPELVAGIGGISEETTTGVHRLYERMRKGTLPLPCINVNDSVTKSKFDNKYGCRESCVDAIRRATDVMMAGKVAVVGGYGDVGKGSAASLRGAGARVIVTEVDPICALQAAMDGFEVKKMIDAVKEADIIVTATGNKDILTSDHFLNMKDKAIVCNIGHFDNEIDMAWLNGTYGKSKVEIKPQVDLYTLENDKQVLVLAEGRLVNLGCATGHPSFVMSSSFTNQVLAQLELYTNRDNYKNEVYTLPMHLDEKVARLHLSKLGIELEELSKDQADYIGVTPEGPYKPTYYRY, encoded by the coding sequence ATGGTCGAAACAACAAAAGCCACTCGTTATAAAGTAAAAGACATCACTCTAGCAGAATGGGGTCGTCGTGAAATGCAATTAGCAGAAGCAGAAATGCCAGGACTTATGGCTCTTCGTGAAGAATACGGAGATTCTAAACCACTTAAAGGCGCACGTATTGCAGGTTGTCTGCACATGACAATTCAAACTGCTGTTTTGATTGAAACACTTACTGCACTTGGTGCAGAGGTTACGTGGTCTTCTTGTAATATTTTCTCTACACAAGATCAAGCTGCTGCTGCTATTGCTGCAACAGGAGTTCCTGTTTTTGCTTGGAAAGGTATGAACGATGAAGAATTTGACTGGTGTATCGAACAAACTCTTTTCTTTGGAGAAGGCGAAGACCGTAAGCCATTAAATATGATTCTTGATGATGGAGGAGACCTTACTAATATGGTTTTGGATCGTTACCCTGAATTAGTAGCTGGTATTGGTGGTATTTCAGAAGAAACTACAACTGGTGTTCACCGTCTGTATGAGCGTATGCGTAAAGGAACTTTACCATTGCCTTGTATCAACGTAAATGACTCAGTTACAAAATCTAAATTTGATAACAAATATGGTTGTCGTGAGTCTTGTGTAGATGCGATTCGTCGTGCTACTGACGTAATGATGGCTGGTAAAGTAGCCGTTGTAGGTGGTTATGGCGACGTAGGAAAAGGCTCCGCTGCTTCTCTTCGTGGTGCTGGTGCAAGAGTTATCGTAACAGAAGTAGATCCAATTTGTGCGCTTCAAGCTGCAATGGACGGATTCGAAGTGAAGAAAATGATTGATGCTGTTAAAGAAGCTGATATTATTGTTACTGCAACAGGTAATAAAGACATCTTGACAAGCGACCACTTCTTAAACATGAAAGATAAAGCTATCGTTTGTAATATCGGACACTTCGACAACGAAATCGATATGGCATGGCTTAATGGAACGTATGGAAAATCTAAAGTAGAAATCAAACCTCAAGTAGATTTATATACATTAGAAAACGATAAACAAGTTCTTGTATTAGCAGAAGGACGTTTAGTAAACTTAGGTTGTGCAACAGGACACCCTTCTTTCGTAATGTCTAGCTCTTTCACAAACCAAGTATTGGCTCAATTAGAACTTTATACGAATCGTGATAACTACAAAAACGAAGTTTATACACTTCCAATGCACCTAGACGAAAAAGTTGCTCGTTTGCACCTTTCTAAATTAGGCATTGAGTTAGAAGAGCTTTCTAAAGACCAAGCTGATTATATCGGTGTAACTCCAGAAGGTCCTTATAAGCCAACGTATTACCGTTATTAA
- a CDS encoding CHAT domain-containing tetratricopeptide repeat protein produces the protein MKLLISLFLVSFSFSVCYAQNLDKLSYQELDSIGLEYLDDEKYDKAEKYLKASLFKIEEEFGKEDTLYTQVKIHLAYVYLDSYRLQEAKPLFLEARETNKKIVGKTHRKYIHSCYELANFYLESGEYTKAEPLFLEVKNTSENTSKEGGVYLSAMRGLADLYCEQYLYDKAEPIYLNLQAIIEKRVSKNHEWYGMTCEDLANLYSDTERLKESEKLYFEAMRIYEAEFGQKDEGYSSICNNLGNLYTDMKKYDKAEFYFKKAIKIDRKIFGKDSPLYADDLNNLGTLYATQGQLKKAEKLYKNALLIYQKSLGKHHPTCIMTTANLAFLYHKQGLYVKSNLYYKDAMDNNKRQIRLLFPTLSEREKQIYYADVANMFEIFTEFVSEYYPTNKKISQDLFNQQLFTKGIIFSSTQKMKKQILSSGDEELINQYQDWKKQKENYINLLQTPIKERNKAINITELAYQINELEREISKKSESFKQNTNQKEYNWQDVQQNLKENEAVVEIIHLIKYDLEDNPKDTVYVALIVSNETKESPELLVLENGNELENGAFSFYQNNIDFQLEGEESYNQYWKPIQDRLNQLSEKGYSKIYFSPDGVYHKLNLNTLLNPKTNNYLVEEQNLQLITSSRDLIEFKNKESKDTDLDKNFAEYKTFLLGYPTYNLNGTDTLKVNGTDRSLNGLQRVVGAQTVIPVLEGTKVETNEINQLFNQKNISTTLFQNKEATEENIKALQNPTILHIATHGFFIDEIPKSNVKTLQEAQDKTLLENPLLRSGLLLAGCQNPQIGEEDGILSAEEAMNLNLDKTELVVLSACETGLGDIENGEGVYGLQRAFRQAGAKTLLMSLWKVSDEATQLLMVTFYENLLNGKSKREAFKTAQLKLKEKYNEPYYWGAFVMVGE, from the coding sequence ATGAAACTTTTAATTAGTCTTTTTCTTGTATCATTTTCATTCTCTGTCTGCTATGCACAAAACTTAGATAAACTGTCTTATCAAGAATTAGACAGTATAGGATTAGAGTATTTGGATGATGAAAAATATGATAAAGCAGAAAAATATTTAAAGGCTTCCCTTTTCAAAATTGAAGAAGAGTTTGGAAAAGAAGATACGCTCTACACACAAGTAAAAATACATTTGGCGTATGTCTATTTGGATAGTTACAGACTTCAAGAAGCCAAACCATTATTTTTAGAAGCCAGAGAGACAAATAAAAAAATAGTTGGCAAAACTCACAGGAAATATATCCACTCTTGTTATGAGTTAGCTAATTTTTACTTAGAAAGTGGGGAATACACAAAAGCAGAACCTCTTTTTTTGGAAGTAAAAAATACCTCCGAAAATACAAGCAAAGAAGGAGGGGTTTATCTAAGTGCTATGAGAGGACTTGCAGATTTATACTGTGAGCAGTATTTGTATGATAAAGCCGAACCTATCTATTTAAACCTACAAGCTATCATAGAGAAAAGAGTGAGTAAAAATCATGAATGGTATGGGATGACTTGTGAAGATTTAGCCAACCTTTATTCAGACACGGAAAGACTCAAAGAATCTGAAAAACTATATTTTGAAGCCATGCGAATCTATGAAGCAGAATTTGGGCAAAAAGATGAAGGTTATAGTTCTATTTGTAACAACTTAGGGAATCTTTATACGGATATGAAAAAATATGATAAAGCTGAATTTTACTTTAAAAAAGCAATAAAAATTGACCGTAAAATATTTGGTAAAGATAGTCCACTCTATGCAGACGACCTTAATAATCTCGGTACTTTATATGCTACACAGGGTCAATTAAAAAAAGCAGAAAAACTATACAAAAATGCTCTTCTTATATACCAAAAATCTCTTGGTAAGCATCATCCTACCTGTATCATGACTACTGCCAATCTTGCTTTTTTATATCACAAACAAGGTTTGTATGTAAAAAGCAACTTGTATTATAAAGATGCCATGGATAATAATAAAAGACAAATTCGTCTTTTGTTTCCTACTTTATCGGAGAGAGAAAAGCAAATTTATTACGCTGATGTAGCCAATATGTTTGAGATTTTTACGGAATTTGTTTCCGAATACTACCCTACCAACAAAAAAATAAGTCAAGACCTTTTCAATCAACAGCTTTTTACAAAAGGAATTATTTTTTCTTCTACTCAAAAAATGAAAAAACAGATTTTAAGTAGTGGAGACGAAGAACTAATCAATCAATACCAAGATTGGAAAAAACAAAAAGAAAACTACATCAACCTTCTCCAAACCCCTATAAAAGAGCGAAACAAGGCTATAAATATTACTGAACTAGCTTATCAAATCAATGAACTAGAACGAGAAATTTCTAAAAAATCTGAATCTTTCAAACAAAATACAAATCAGAAAGAATACAATTGGCAAGATGTACAACAAAATCTGAAAGAAAATGAAGCTGTGGTGGAAATAATTCATCTAATAAAATATGACTTAGAAGATAATCCAAAAGATACTGTATATGTAGCCTTAATAGTTTCTAATGAAACAAAAGAAAGTCCAGAACTTTTGGTTTTAGAGAATGGAAACGAACTTGAAAATGGAGCTTTTTCATTTTATCAAAATAATATTGATTTTCAATTAGAAGGTGAAGAATCGTACAATCAGTATTGGAAACCAATTCAAGACAGATTAAATCAGCTTTCAGAAAAAGGGTATTCCAAAATCTATTTCTCTCCAGACGGAGTTTATCACAAACTAAATCTCAATACACTTCTCAACCCAAAAACAAACAACTATTTGGTAGAAGAACAGAATCTACAACTAATTACGAGCAGTAGAGATTTGATAGAATTTAAAAATAAAGAAAGCAAAGACACAGACTTAGATAAAAACTTTGCAGAATATAAAACATTTTTACTTGGCTATCCAACCTATAATTTAAATGGAACAGATACACTAAAAGTGAATGGAACAGACAGAAGTTTGAATGGCTTACAACGTGTAGTGGGGGCGCAAACGGTTATTCCTGTATTGGAAGGAACAAAAGTAGAAACCAACGAGATAAATCAATTATTCAATCAAAAAAATATTTCTACCACACTCTTTCAAAACAAAGAAGCCACAGAAGAAAATATAAAAGCACTTCAAAATCCGACGATACTTCATATTGCAACCCATGGTTTTTTTATTGATGAAATTCCAAAAAGTAACGTAAAGACATTGCAAGAGGCACAAGACAAGACTCTTTTGGAAAATCCATTACTCAGAAGTGGTCTTTTATTAGCAGGTTGCCAAAACCCACAAATAGGAGAAGAAGATGGAATTTTATCTGCCGAAGAAGCAATGAACCTCAACCTTGATAAAACTGAATTAGTAGTTCTTTCAGCCTGTGAAACGGGTTTGGGGGATATAGAAAATGGTGAAGGTGTATATGGACTTCAAAGAGCATTC
- a CDS encoding STAS/SEC14 domain-containing protein: MMPFYESPDKSITSFVNNKEEYIVIKMEGDINEEEYKEVFLLLLDSEKTHGYTKVLFNQENVGAVSSKSRAWLVLKFMPMLQKELGTNFEVAVIKSSTTFQRIAAQVLLKSLMAINNKFKIGYFEERAVAKEWLLSKKK, encoded by the coding sequence ATGATGCCTTTTTACGAAAGCCCTGATAAATCCATTACTTCTTTTGTCAATAATAAAGAAGAATATATAGTTATTAAGATGGAGGGTGATATAAATGAAGAAGAATACAAAGAAGTTTTTTTACTTCTCTTAGATTCAGAAAAAACGCACGGTTATACCAAGGTTTTGTTTAACCAAGAAAATGTAGGAGCAGTTTCCTCTAAATCAAGAGCTTGGTTGGTACTAAAATTTATGCCAATGCTTCAAAAAGAACTAGGAACAAACTTTGAAGTTGCAGTAATAAAATCAAGCACAACTTTTCAGCGTATTGCAGCCCAAGTGCTTTTAAAATCACTTATGGCAATCAATAATAAATTTAAGATTGGTTATTTTGAGGAACGAGCAGTAGCAAAAGAATGGTTACTTTCTAAAAAGAAATAA
- a CDS encoding SpoIIE family protein phosphatase — MIKQIKQILNWGVKDEQNPVEQRRVRLLNTACWLGIISNIIYAAFFAFLQDYLPVWTNLVAVIILLWLLHLNKKGKHRVATLGFCLDIPIYFVVMALGLGKEIGLELYFIVTAIMPILFFDKWKIIIPLFLMNIVLFLGVKFGYDYIEPYFHPATNYFAEVKLSNRINIFLLLFIIIGSFKEELVAYQKNIEEQGKILKENNEEISTQNRVIEEKSKTLEQTYKHIKDSITYAQRIQNALLGSPTDITNYFSEAFLFFQPKDIVSGDFYWFYQNEKNTVSILVVADCTGHGVPGAFMTVMGANFLDEIVREQETFEPSKILYQLDYKITTALKQIDSKVNDGMDVAVLVLEKDKNEVQFAGAKNPLWIARDDKMIQYKGSKFPIGSGQYKTKKQFDTETISVNKGDILYLFSDGFQDQFGGSNNRKYLKKRFREFLLSISSQTTQIQHKKLDEEINTWKENTSQTDDICVAGIRVV, encoded by the coding sequence ATGATAAAACAGATTAAACAAATATTGAACTGGGGCGTAAAGGATGAACAAAATCCTGTTGAGCAAAGGCGTGTAAGGTTGCTCAATACTGCCTGTTGGTTGGGAATTATATCAAATATTATTTATGCTGCTTTCTTTGCTTTTTTACAGGATTACCTTCCTGTTTGGACAAACTTGGTAGCTGTTATTATTCTTTTGTGGTTATTACATCTCAATAAAAAAGGCAAACATCGTGTCGCTACTTTGGGCTTTTGCTTGGACATACCCATTTACTTTGTAGTAATGGCTTTAGGTCTTGGTAAAGAAATAGGATTGGAACTTTATTTTATTGTTACGGCTATTATGCCTATTCTATTTTTTGATAAGTGGAAAATTATTATTCCATTATTTTTGATGAATATAGTATTATTTCTTGGTGTTAAGTTTGGCTATGACTACATAGAACCTTATTTTCATCCTGCTACAAACTATTTTGCAGAGGTAAAGCTAAGTAATCGTATTAATATTTTTCTTTTACTCTTTATCATTATTGGTAGCTTTAAAGAAGAATTAGTTGCCTATCAAAAGAATATAGAAGAACAAGGCAAGATATTGAAAGAAAATAATGAAGAAATCAGTACCCAAAACCGAGTAATTGAAGAAAAAAGTAAGACACTAGAACAAACCTACAAACATATAAAAGACAGCATCACGTATGCCCAACGCATTCAGAATGCACTTTTAGGTAGTCCAACAGACATTACTAATTATTTTTCAGAAGCCTTTTTATTTTTTCAACCAAAAGATATTGTAAGTGGAGATTTTTATTGGTTTTATCAAAATGAAAAAAATACAGTTTCTATACTTGTAGTGGCAGATTGCACAGGACACGGCGTTCCAGGGGCATTTATGACTGTTATGGGAGCAAATTTTTTAGATGAAATAGTGAGAGAGCAAGAAACTTTTGAGCCTTCAAAGATTTTATATCAATTGGATTATAAAATTACGACAGCTTTAAAGCAAATTGATTCGAAGGTAAATGATGGAATGGATGTAGCTGTATTGGTATTGGAAAAAGACAAAAACGAGGTGCAGTTTGCAGGAGCTAAAAACCCTCTTTGGATAGCTCGTGATGATAAAATGATACAATATAAAGGCTCAAAATTTCCGATTGGAAGTGGACAGTATAAAACCAAAAAGCAATTTGATACAGAAACAATATCAGTAAATAAAGGAGATATTCTTTATCTTTTTTCAGACGGTTTTCAAGACCAATTTGGAGGAAGTAATAATAGAAAATACCTCAAAAAGAGATTTCGTGAGTTTTTGTTGAGTATTAGTTCACAAACAACTCAAATCCAACATAAAAAATTAGATGAAGAAATTAATACGTGGAAAGAAAATACATCACAGACAGATGATATTTGTGTAGCAGGTATTCGGGTTGTATAA
- a CDS encoding M43 family zinc metalloprotease: MKTNFLSNVLFYFILISLFLFSYSDGFSQRTCTTSSSSYHSQNKIAGSEAFENILQKYIKEKKENRKNNPLLHKVERTESTYRIPIIVHVIHNGEPIGEGTNISAAQIYGQIEVLNEDFNFTNPDKDETVDVFKSVAANPSIEFVPATIDPKGNPLAEIGITRTKGCLQQWIRPTFDAYAKPITVWNPNQYFNIWVAKYDDLGYAQFPNLSGLGGLKEDEGEANTDGIVVRYINFGSIEKTPNAPQLIESKPFNRGRTATHEVGHFFGLLHTWGINKSCSNDDFCEDTPNSPKDQRGCNLNEPSCEEGKIIMTQNFMDYTDDECMTLFTADQVERMHAVLEISPRRKELLTSNVAEPIANKIFSIFEFSKQKVIKGGKIKFTDKSLATGNKQIDAYQWTFEGGTPSSSTEQNPTITYSQEGNFVATLKVLSNDGTEATRQVAIEVINDNLAALNETLLDFEDRRLTKEGWSFERTDITNWLLFSEGSYGSSEFSIYAPNKTNRSCEAKLTLTSPFINVPTNRVLEVRFDVAYGFDKDKISDSLEISYATDGGDKFLTLWKQGGEELKTAINQAAAFSPLPAQWNSYIFYIEVEDDARFAQVKFRNIGANNNGLYLDNLRIRQATNLNLPTVDFDINYPLILLSEKAKFFSQTDFGVDFNWTIEGNTILQANGISPQISFTQEGVYDVTLQSSNPLGTRESTQTDAIEVIKGKKVTNITSENLKQELINNKPLAGHDDGSTVSKAEYFSDFGSSDKLYAVDIFFADAAIRNLNTTFDVVVWSVDADGKPNEELYRQEILYSLIDRDIFRRRQFTRVVFDEVQAVPNQFFVSVELEYESLNTFTIFTEKKEEGKGWERKSNGDWLSYAANRGQNYSNAISVILSPDEVLGTDDKNLNDLVNLYPNPNKGSFSLETQNLRVESIEIYNSIGQIIYQKDVPNTFISNFDINLKRPSNGMYLVRIQTQKGIITQKLIIQ; this comes from the coding sequence ATGAAGACCAATTTCTTATCTAACGTTTTATTTTATTTTATTCTAATAAGTTTATTTCTATTTTCTTATTCTGATGGTTTCTCGCAGCGAACTTGTACTACTTCTAGTTCATCGTATCACTCACAGAATAAAATAGCAGGAAGTGAAGCCTTTGAAAACATACTGCAAAAATATATTAAAGAAAAGAAGGAAAACAGAAAAAACAACCCATTATTACATAAAGTAGAAAGAACAGAATCTACTTACAGAATCCCTATCATCGTTCATGTAATCCACAATGGAGAGCCGATAGGAGAGGGTACAAATATTTCGGCTGCACAGATTTATGGACAAATAGAAGTTTTGAATGAAGATTTTAATTTTACAAATCCTGATAAAGACGAAACAGTAGATGTTTTTAAAAGCGTAGCTGCAAATCCGAGTATCGAATTTGTCCCTGCCACTATTGACCCAAAAGGCAATCCTCTAGCAGAAATTGGAATCACTCGTACAAAAGGTTGTCTTCAACAATGGATTAGACCTACTTTTGATGCTTATGCAAAACCTATTACAGTTTGGAATCCAAATCAATATTTTAATATTTGGGTAGCAAAATATGATGACCTTGGTTATGCACAATTTCCTAACTTATCGGGTTTGGGTGGTCTAAAGGAAGATGAAGGAGAAGCAAATACAGATGGTATTGTGGTTCGGTACATAAATTTTGGTTCAATAGAAAAGACACCAAATGCTCCTCAACTCATTGAAAGCAAACCATTTAATAGAGGACGTACTGCCACTCACGAGGTAGGTCATTTTTTTGGTCTTCTGCATACATGGGGAATTAATAAATCATGCTCGAATGATGATTTTTGTGAGGATACTCCCAATAGTCCCAAAGATCAAAGAGGTTGTAATCTAAACGAACCTTCTTGTGAAGAAGGAAAAATTATAATGACACAGAACTTTATGGATTATACAGATGATGAGTGTATGACACTTTTTACAGCTGATCAAGTAGAGCGTATGCACGCTGTTTTGGAAATTTCTCCTCGCAGAAAAGAGCTTTTGACTTCGAATGTTGCCGAACCAATAGCAAATAAAATCTTTTCTATCTTTGAATTTTCTAAACAGAAAGTCATCAAAGGAGGAAAAATAAAATTTACAGATAAATCTCTCGCTACAGGAAATAAACAGATAGATGCCTATCAATGGACATTTGAAGGTGGAACTCCATCATCTTCTACTGAGCAAAATCCTACTATTACTTACTCACAAGAAGGAAATTTTGTAGCTACTTTGAAGGTTTTGTCTAATGATGGAACAGAAGCTACTAGACAAGTCGCAATTGAAGTAATAAATGATAATCTAGCAGCCTTAAATGAAACTTTATTAGATTTTGAAGATAGAAGACTTACCAAAGAAGGCTGGAGCTTCGAAAGAACAGATATAACAAATTGGTTACTTTTTTCAGAAGGTTCTTATGGCTCAAGTGAGTTTTCTATCTACGCTCCTAACAAAACTAATCGTTCTTGTGAAGCAAAATTAACACTTACCTCGCCTTTTATTAATGTCCCAACTAACCGTGTTCTTGAAGTTCGTTTTGATGTTGCTTATGGATTTGATAAAGACAAAATTTCAGATTCTTTAGAAATCTCTTATGCTACTGATGGAGGAGATAAATTTTTGACGCTTTGGAAACAAGGAGGGGAAGAACTCAAAACAGCCATTAATCAAGCAGCAGCTTTTAGTCCACTACCTGCTCAATGGAACTCGTACATATTTTATATAGAGGTAGAAGACGATGCTCGTTTCGCACAGGTAAAGTTCAGAAATATTGGAGCAAATAATAACGGTCTATATTTGGATAACTTACGTATTCGTCAAGCTACTAATTTAAATCTTCCAACTGTTGATTTTGATATTAATTATCCTTTGATTTTACTTTCTGAAAAAGCTAAGTTTTTCTCTCAAACAGATTTCGGAGTGGATTTTAATTGGACAATTGAAGGAAATACAATCTTACAAGCAAACGGAATCTCTCCTCAAATTTCATTCACTCAAGAAGGAGTTTATGATGTTACACTTCAATCTTCAAACCCTCTAGGAACAAGAGAAAGTACACAAACTGATGCAATCGAAGTGATTAAAGGAAAAAAAGTAACAAACATAACTTCCGAAAACTTGAAGCAAGAATTAATAAATAACAAACCACTTGCAGGACACGATGATGGGAGTACGGTAAGTAAAGCTGAGTATTTTAGCGACTTTGGTTCTTCTGATAAACTCTATGCCGTAGATATTTTTTTCGCAGATGCAGCCATAAGAAATCTCAACACAACTTTTGATGTTGTGGTTTGGTCAGTAGATGCTGATGGAAAACCCAATGAAGAATTATATCGCCAAGAAATTCTTTATTCATTGATAGACAGAGATATTTTTAGAAGAAGACAGTTTACTAGAGTTGTTTTTGATGAAGTACAGGCTGTTCCTAATCAGTTTTTTGTTAGCGTAGAACTAGAATATGAAAGCCTAAATACATTTACCATTTTTACGGAAAAGAAAGAAGAAGGAAAAGGGTGGGAAAGAAAATCAAATGGCGACTGGCTTTCTTATGCAGCTAATCGTGGTCAGAATTATTCGAATGCAATTTCTGTAATTTTATCTCCTGATGAAGTCTTGGGAACTGATGATAAAAACTTAAATGATTTAGTCAATCTATATCCTAATCCAAATAAAGGAAGTTTTAGTTTAGAAACACAAAATTTGAGAGTAGAATCAATTGAAATTTATAATTCTATTGGACAAATAATTTATCAAAAAGATGTTCCAAATACGTTTATTTCTAATTTTGATATTAATTTAAAACGCCCTTCAAATGGAATGTATTTAGTCAGAATCCAAACTCAGAAAGGAATTATTACTCAAAAATTAATTATACAATAA